A part of Corynebacterium mustelae genomic DNA contains:
- a CDS encoding M13 family metallopeptidase, whose product MNDLFRFVNGPWLDTHVIPADRASEGTFYQLRDQSEIDVHEIVSATQESRAGKLYRSFMDEAGIEEKGIAAIEPDLQLIDVSTVADFVDALGALDKVGIGAPVGMWVTKDSASEDAVVYLFQGGLNLPDEAYYRDEAHAETLAAYREHVARMLKFLNIDGDAADRIVALEKDIAAGHWDVVSTRDAVKTFNPTEFDQMPEKVAAMLRAAEVPQQRLIVMMPDFMAHLDSLLTEERLADWKLWATWRILNSRAALLTGEIARASFDFFGTKLTGATEQRDRWKRALNLAEGFVGQEIGQLFVDKYFPASSKQEMLTLVDYLVKAYHERISNLAWMTPTTREKALEKLAKFRAKIGYPDKWRDYGDLDFSPYGADLVENVRKGSAFEHAYELAKVGKPADRDEWFSTPQTVNAFYNPVVNDITFPAAILRPPFYSPEADTAENFGAIGAVIGHEIGHGFDDQGSQYDGDGNLQSWWTDEDRAAFTELTAKLVKQFNGLVPAVLEGTGIETAGVNGEFTLGENIGDLGGLGIAVVAYRLYLADKGLDFDSSPVKPFIADGADPGLSEHEYSGLQRLFLSWAHIWRTKLRPEYAAQLLAIDPHSPAEFRCNVIAGNVAEFYDAFDVSPGAKVFIEPEDRVTIW is encoded by the coding sequence ATGAACGATCTTTTCCGTTTTGTTAACGGACCGTGGCTTGATACGCATGTTATCCCTGCTGATCGCGCTTCTGAAGGCACCTTTTATCAGTTGCGTGACCAATCAGAAATTGATGTTCATGAGATTGTCTCAGCCACCCAGGAATCCCGCGCAGGCAAATTGTATCGTTCATTCATGGACGAAGCTGGCATTGAAGAAAAGGGCATCGCAGCAATCGAACCGGACTTGCAGCTTATCGACGTTTCCACCGTCGCCGATTTCGTCGATGCGCTAGGAGCACTCGACAAGGTGGGAATCGGCGCCCCAGTAGGCATGTGGGTGACGAAAGATTCCGCCAGCGAAGACGCTGTGGTGTACCTATTCCAAGGCGGGCTTAACCTCCCGGACGAAGCCTATTACCGGGATGAGGCACACGCTGAGACCCTCGCTGCTTACAGGGAACATGTGGCGCGCATGTTGAAGTTCTTAAACATTGACGGTGACGCGGCTGACCGAATTGTCGCCCTGGAGAAGGACATCGCTGCTGGTCACTGGGACGTAGTCAGTACCCGGGACGCAGTTAAGACCTTCAATCCCACCGAATTTGACCAAATGCCAGAAAAAGTTGCGGCTATGTTGCGCGCAGCTGAGGTGCCACAACAGCGGCTCATTGTGATGATGCCGGACTTCATGGCTCACTTAGATTCCCTGTTGACTGAAGAACGGCTGGCGGATTGGAAACTGTGGGCTACGTGGCGGATTCTGAATTCGCGTGCGGCACTTTTGACCGGAGAGATTGCCCGTGCCAGCTTTGATTTCTTCGGCACCAAACTCACCGGCGCGACCGAACAGCGAGATCGGTGGAAGCGAGCCCTTAATCTCGCCGAGGGGTTTGTGGGTCAGGAGATCGGTCAATTATTCGTCGACAAGTACTTCCCGGCAAGTTCCAAGCAAGAAATGCTCACCTTGGTGGACTACCTGGTCAAGGCATATCACGAGCGCATCAGCAATCTGGCATGGATGACGCCAACAACCCGTGAAAAGGCGTTGGAGAAGTTGGCGAAATTCCGCGCCAAGATCGGCTACCCAGATAAATGGCGTGACTATGGGGATCTGGATTTCTCCCCTTATGGTGCCGACCTGGTAGAAAACGTCCGAAAGGGCAGCGCGTTTGAGCACGCATACGAGCTAGCAAAGGTTGGCAAACCGGCCGACCGGGACGAGTGGTTTAGCACCCCACAGACCGTTAATGCGTTCTACAACCCGGTGGTCAACGACATTACGTTCCCTGCTGCGATTTTGCGCCCGCCGTTCTATTCCCCAGAGGCTGATACTGCCGAGAATTTCGGCGCGATTGGCGCTGTGATCGGACACGAGATCGGTCACGGTTTCGATGACCAAGGTTCACAATACGACGGCGATGGTAATCTGCAATCTTGGTGGACTGACGAGGATCGCGCCGCCTTTACCGAGCTAACCGCCAAGCTAGTTAAGCAATTTAATGGTCTCGTTCCAGCGGTATTAGAGGGAACTGGCATAGAAACAGCTGGCGTTAACGGCGAATTCACCCTCGGTGAAAACATCGGCGACCTGGGTGGTCTGGGCATCGCCGTGGTTGCTTACCGGCTCTACCTCGCCGACAAGGGATTGGATTTCGATTCCTCCCCGGTCAAGCCGTTTATCGCTGACGGTGCCGATCCAGGATTAAGCGAACACGAGTATTCCGGCTTGCAGCGACTGTTCCTATCGTGGGCGCATATTTGGCGCACCAAACTCCGCCCGGAATACGCAGCCCAATTGCTAGCCATCGATCCACACTCCCCTGCCGAATTCCGCTGCAACGTTATTGCCGGTAACGTTGCAGAATTCTACGATGCATTCGATGTCAGCCCCGGCGCGAAGGTGTTCATCGAACCAGAAGATCGAGTGACCATCTGGTAA
- a CDS encoding PrsW family intramembrane metalloprotease: MPNTFGRIVFIVAICFGTIAGVVLVGLNALLSVSGLFVGLFFAAIYLLVGTYLFKISPMWPKAGWKWYLSCLLWGSGVSLLVVTIFGSSIGDLTEKLGWIEVSASFGGAYPEEIAKTLGTALILLQFNKLNRPWHGFVTGGIIGLGFETIENLLYGVIGATIDSDSDFSGTLEMWQLRSVAGPGLHITMSALAGLGVGYAMYLANISFARRLAYLATGFLAAFTLHFCWNILWDRGNTFQITWLAGVALVLYPTFIYCWYLCNKQAKLEGEPLTTPQPITRMSQLPRGVITINLSGTTDSDNSPGEDTQVLAQT, encoded by the coding sequence ATGCCAAATACTTTCGGACGCATAGTGTTCATAGTTGCCATCTGCTTTGGCACGATTGCTGGCGTGGTTCTTGTTGGCTTAAACGCGCTGTTATCAGTATCCGGCTTATTCGTCGGCCTTTTCTTCGCGGCGATTTATCTGCTTGTGGGAACCTACCTGTTTAAAATTTCCCCAATGTGGCCCAAAGCTGGCTGGAAATGGTATCTCAGTTGCCTACTGTGGGGTTCTGGGGTTTCGCTTTTAGTCGTTACCATCTTTGGCTCCTCCATCGGCGACCTAACAGAAAAACTCGGCTGGATTGAAGTATCAGCGTCGTTTGGCGGTGCCTATCCAGAGGAGATCGCAAAGACGCTGGGAACCGCCCTCATATTGCTGCAATTTAACAAACTCAACCGCCCATGGCATGGCTTTGTCACCGGTGGCATCATCGGCTTGGGCTTCGAAACCATCGAAAATCTGCTGTATGGTGTCATCGGTGCAACTATCGACTCAGATAGTGACTTTTCCGGGACGCTGGAAATGTGGCAACTACGCTCCGTGGCGGGGCCAGGACTGCACATCACTATGTCGGCACTCGCCGGGCTTGGTGTCGGCTATGCGATGTATCTAGCGAATATCTCCTTTGCGCGGCGGTTAGCCTATCTCGCCACCGGATTCCTTGCCGCCTTCACGCTACATTTCTGTTGGAACATCCTGTGGGATAGAGGTAACACTTTCCAGATCACGTGGCTAGCTGGTGTGGCATTAGTGCTGTATCCCACCTTTATCTACTGCTGGTACCTATGTAATAAGCAGGCGAAACTAGAGGGCGAACCGCTTACAACCCCACAGCCAATCACCCGAATGTCGCAACTGCCACGCGGGGTTATAACGATCAACTTGTCAGGCACCACTGATTCTGACAATTCACCCGGTGAGGATACCCAGGTTCTAGCGCAAACCTAA
- a CDS encoding MFS transporter, with translation MFPASFWYLVVGQALQSLALSALSLGLIFVGVEESNPTGIGLVLAARTLPTMVLSLLGGVAADKYNRVRLASITLVVSGFLHLVLAFSLTTYGLGWQVYAISLATGLISAFGAPSLYALLPQIVPTEHNVRANAIARGSRNVMSVIGPLLVGILVPLFGTDFLFYLVAALIVIAGICISQIRDITTNSPTTEAGDNDDDVNGTAESKHTAVTISNLRHKYPWFIFSIASWSILLFLESGATAVTLPFTFLETGTSSQWALTLSATSLGYIAGAAYLLRFPLKRNILSLSFLVFPLAILPLVAVASDTSFYVILFACFLAGIGLELSGSLWGSVLQTRISQSEIGRISSLDYAFSFGLIPLAYIGYGALSAAYSGHTILVGSTIVVVLISLMAAWKNHETPTSKP, from the coding sequence ATGTTTCCTGCATCGTTTTGGTACCTGGTAGTAGGGCAAGCACTGCAATCGCTTGCCCTATCCGCATTGTCGTTAGGTCTCATTTTCGTAGGCGTGGAAGAATCAAACCCCACCGGAATCGGGTTGGTACTGGCAGCCCGAACGTTACCCACCATGGTTCTTTCGCTGCTGGGTGGGGTAGCCGCCGACAAATACAACCGAGTGCGACTTGCCAGCATCACCTTAGTGGTAAGTGGATTTCTCCACCTTGTTTTAGCCTTTAGCTTGACCACATACGGATTAGGGTGGCAGGTCTATGCAATTTCTTTAGCTACCGGTCTTATCAGTGCATTTGGCGCCCCCAGTTTGTATGCATTGTTGCCGCAGATAGTACCTACAGAACACAATGTGCGTGCCAACGCCATCGCACGCGGTAGCCGCAATGTTATGTCAGTTATCGGCCCGTTGCTCGTTGGAATATTGGTCCCATTATTCGGCACGGATTTTCTGTTTTACCTCGTTGCAGCGCTCATTGTTATCGCAGGTATCTGCATTAGTCAGATTCGCGACATCACCACCAATTCCCCAACCACCGAAGCGGGGGACAATGACGACGATGTGAATGGCACTGCCGAATCCAAGCACACTGCCGTAACGATATCGAATCTTAGACACAAATATCCGTGGTTTATTTTTTCTATCGCCAGCTGGTCGATCCTACTCTTTCTGGAGTCCGGGGCGACGGCAGTGACCCTACCGTTCACATTTTTAGAAACCGGAACCAGCTCCCAATGGGCTCTGACACTATCTGCCACCTCGCTTGGCTATATCGCGGGTGCTGCGTACCTGTTGCGGTTTCCGCTAAAGCGCAACATTCTATCGTTGTCGTTTCTGGTCTTTCCGCTGGCGATCTTGCCACTGGTTGCAGTGGCTTCAGATACGTCGTTCTATGTGATTCTTTTTGCGTGTTTCCTGGCGGGTATTGGATTGGAACTGTCAGGTTCGTTGTGGGGATCGGTTTTGCAGACCCGAATTAGCCAGTCGGAAATAGGTCGGATTTCCTCGCTGGATTACGCCTTTTCTTTCGGTCTAATACCACTGGCATATATCGGATACGGTGCGTTAAGTGCCGCCTATTCTGGTCACACCATTCTGGTTGGTTCCACAATAGTGGTAGTTCTGATAAGCCTTATGGCGGCATGGAAAAACCACGAAACCCCAACCAGCAAACCGTAA